One window of the Blastocatellia bacterium genome contains the following:
- a CDS encoding UDP-N-acetylmuramoyl-tripeptide--D-alanyl-D-alanine ligase, whose amino-acid sequence MKIKEMAEIWGARPPAPEIAEQKPRGFSIDSRTLQPGDLFFAIKGRVRDGHAFVREALEKGACAAVVSEIPIGAPPERLIHVRDTLWALQELARVVRLRWGRPVIGITGSSGKTMTKELVARLLEAGGYRVIKTIGNYNNAYGLPLSLLGLIAEGASPEQFHYAVLEMGMSAPGEIAHLSTIARPTIGIVTTVSAVHLEFFPSVEAIAEAKAELVDALPEDGLAILNVDNPLVARMRERRTIAVRTFGIENEADVRARDIRMLGFEGMQFTLQTPSGEVLVRTPLLGRHQVMNILAAAAAVEVCGVSLPILAEALAKIAPYTRRGEIVRFPQGFVVIDDSYNSNPRSLLEMARTLREIEAAQRRIIAAGEMLELGERAAIFHRECGQEIARLGIDVLIGVRGLARELIEGAREAGMEMALFLETPEEAGRWLSAHVRAGDVILVKGSRAVGMERAIEVLRRAFNFTE is encoded by the coding sequence ATGAAGATCAAGGAGATGGCCGAGATTTGGGGAGCGAGACCGCCGGCGCCGGAGATCGCCGAGCAAAAGCCGCGCGGCTTCTCAATTGATTCGCGCACGCTTCAACCGGGCGACCTCTTCTTCGCCATCAAGGGGCGCGTGCGAGACGGACATGCGTTCGTGCGGGAGGCGTTGGAGAAGGGCGCGTGCGCGGCCGTGGTCTCGGAGATTCCAATCGGTGCGCCGCCGGAGCGATTGATTCACGTTCGGGATACGCTCTGGGCCCTGCAGGAGCTGGCGCGCGTCGTGCGCTTGCGATGGGGGCGACCGGTCATCGGCATCACAGGGAGCTCGGGGAAGACGATGACCAAGGAGCTGGTGGCGCGGTTGTTGGAAGCTGGAGGGTATCGAGTGATCAAGACCATCGGCAATTACAACAATGCCTATGGACTGCCGCTCTCGCTGCTGGGTCTGATCGCCGAAGGCGCATCGCCCGAACAGTTTCATTATGCCGTTCTGGAGATGGGCATGAGCGCGCCCGGGGAGATCGCGCATCTTAGCACGATCGCGCGTCCGACGATCGGCATCGTGACGACGGTGAGCGCCGTGCATCTGGAGTTCTTCCCCTCGGTGGAAGCCATCGCTGAGGCGAAGGCGGAGCTTGTGGATGCGCTTCCCGAGGATGGCCTCGCTATACTGAATGTGGACAACCCCCTTGTCGCCCGCATGCGAGAGCGACGGACGATCGCCGTGCGAACATTCGGGATCGAGAACGAAGCCGACGTGCGTGCTCGAGACATTCGCATGCTGGGCTTTGAGGGAATGCAATTCACGCTGCAGACCCCTTCGGGGGAAGTGCTCGTGCGAACGCCGCTTCTCGGGCGCCATCAAGTCATGAACATTCTGGCGGCGGCCGCGGCGGTTGAAGTTTGCGGCGTCTCCCTGCCGATCCTCGCTGAGGCCTTAGCGAAGATCGCGCCTTACACGCGGCGCGGGGAGATCGTGCGTTTCCCGCAGGGATTCGTCGTGATTGACGACTCGTACAATTCGAATCCACGCTCGCTCCTGGAGATGGCGCGCACGCTCCGGGAGATCGAAGCGGCGCAGCGGCGCATCATCGCTGCTGGGGAGATGTTGGAGCTGGGCGAGCGCGCCGCAATCTTCCATCGAGAGTGCGGACAGGAAATCGCTCGCCTCGGGATTGATGTCCTGATCGGCGTGCGCGGTCTGGCGCGCGAGCTGATCGAAGGGGCGCGCGAAGCGGGAATGGAGATGGCGCTCTTTTTGGAGACGCCGGAAGAGGCGGGACGTTGGCTCTCGGCTCACGTGCGCGCGGGCGATGTGATTCTCGTCAAGGGATCGCGCGCCGTCGGGATGGAGCGCGCTATCGAGGTGCTTCGGCGAGCGTTCAATTTCACGGAGTGA